Proteins co-encoded in one Ictalurus punctatus breed USDA103 chromosome 18, Coco_2.0, whole genome shotgun sequence genomic window:
- the cnot6a gene encoding CCR4-NOT transcription complex subunit 6a, with product MPKEKYDPPDPRRMYTIMSSEEAASGKKSYWAELEISGKVRSLSTALWSLTHLTALHISDNSLSRIPPDIAKLHNLVYLDLSSNKIRSLPAELGNMVSLRELLLNNNQLRVLPFELGKLFQLQTLGLKGNPLAQDIMNLYQEPDGTRRLLNYLLDNLAGTKRVSTEQPPPRSWVHLKEPDRTRPAALFSVMCYNVLCDKYATRQLYGYCPSWALNWEYRKKSIMQEILSCSADIISLQEVETEQYYNFFLLELKEHGYEGFFSPKSRARTMSESDRKHVDGCAIFYKTEKFSLVQKHTVEFNQLAMANSEGSEVMLNRVMTKDNIGVAVLLELRKEMIEQSGKHLASMEKQLLLMANAHMHWDPEYSDVKLVQTMMFLSEVKNIVDKATRSLKLSSVSGETNAIPLVLCADLNSLPDSGVVEYLSTGGVDSTHKDFKDLRYIDCLTNFNCNGKNGTSSSRITHGFKLKSAYENGLMPYTNYTFDFKGVIDYIFYSQPLLNVLGVLGPLDPHWLHDNNITGCPHPHIPSDHFSLFAQLELLLPFSSLVNGLHVPGCR from the exons ATGCCCAAGGAAAAATATGATCCGCCGGACCCAAGGCGGATGTACACTATAATGTCAAGCGAAGAGGCAGCTAGTGGGAAGAAGTCATACTGGGCCGAACTGGAGATCAGTG GCAAAGTGAGGAGCCTGAGCACAGCGTTGTGGTCTCTTACCCATCTGACTGCTTTGCACATCAGTGACAACTCCCTCTCACGCATCCCTCCGGACATTGCCAAACTACACAACCTGGTGTACTTGGACCTCTCGTCCAATAAGATCAGGAGCTTGCCTGCCGAGCTTGGCAACATGGTATCTCTCAG GGAACTGCTTTTAAATAACAACCAGTTGCGAGTCCTGCCTTTTGAGCTTGGAAAATTGTTTCAGTTACAAACCTTGGGTTTAAAAG GAAACCCACTTGCACAAGACATCATGAACCTCTACCAGGAACCCGATGGGACGCGCCGGCTCCTGAACTACCTGCTGGACAATCTTGCAGGCACCAAGCGCG TCTCCACAGAACAGCCCCCTCCTCGCTCATGGGTACATCTTAAGGAGCCTGACAGGACACGACCAGCAG CATTGTTCTCTGTGATGTGCTACAACGTACTGTGCGATAAGTACGCCACACGCCAGCTCTACGGTTACTGCCCTTCCTGGGCTCTCAACTGGGAGTACAGGAAAAAGTCCATCATGCAGGAGATCCTCAGCTGCAGTGCAGATATCATCAGCCTACAG GAAGTGGAGACAGAGCAGTACTACAACTTTTTCCTTTTGGAGCTCAAAGAGCATGGATACGAGGGTTTCTTCAGCCCCAAGTCTCGTGCCAGGACCATGTCAGAGTCTGACCGCAAACACGTAGATGGCTGTGCCATCTTCTATAAGACAGAGAA GTTCAGCCTTGTGCAGAAACACACAGTGGAATTTAACCAGCTGGCCATGGCTAACTCGGAGGGCTCCGAGGTCATGTTGAACAGGGTGATGACCAAGGACAACATCGGGGTCGCAGTGCTCCTGGAGCTGCGCAAGGAGATGATTGAGCAATCTG GGAAGCATTTGGCAAGTATGGAGAAGCAGCTGCTGTTGATGGCTAATGCTCACATGCACTGGGACCCGGAGTACTCGGATGTAAAGCTCGTCCAGACCATGATGTTCCTATCAGAAGTGAAAAACATTGTGGACAAGGCCACGCGCAGCCTCAAGCTCTCCTCTGTGTCTGGGGAGACCAATGCCATCCCTCTTGTCCTGTGCGCTGACCTCAACTCGCTGCCTGACTCGg GTGTGGTGGAATACCTGAGCACAGGTGGTGTGGACAGCACGCATAAGGACTTCAAAGATCTGCGCTATATTGACTGCCTGACCAACTTTAACTGTAACGGCAAGAACGGCACATCCAGCAGCAGGATCACGCACGGCTTCAAGCTAAAGAGTGCCTACGAGAACGGCCTGATGCCTTATACCAACTACACCTTTGACTTCAAG GGCGTGATCGATTACATCTTCTACTCTCAGCCTCTGCTGAACGTGCTGGGTGTGCTCGGCCCGCTGGACCCCCATTGGCTCCATGATAACAATATCACTGGTTGCCCGCATCCCCACATCCCCTCTGATCACTTCTCACTGTTTGCACAACTGGAGCTGCTCCTGCCCTTCTCGTCTTTGGTCAACGGTCTCCACGTGCCTGGTTGCAGGTAG